One window of the Solanum stenotomum isolate F172 chromosome 11, ASM1918654v1, whole genome shotgun sequence genome contains the following:
- the LOC125845375 gene encoding cell wall / vacuolar inhibitor of fructosidase 2-like — protein sequence MPSNFHFLLILVFLFSLQLPTISTSSSSIDLIQQTCKNTKYYDLCVSSLKSDSTSLKADTKGLATIMVKIGMVNATATNTFLSSHELVLNTTNYTNNDLVLMKKLLKDCADKYALATNALQDSLQDLNNEVYDYAYLHVMAAADYPNVCHNGFKRNPRLDYPTQLAIREDGFKHICDVVLGILDALGW from the coding sequence ATGCCTTCTAATTTCCACTTCTTATTGATTCTTGTTTTCTTGTTTTCACTTCAATTACCAACAATTTCCacctcatcatcatcaattgATTTGATTCAACAAACATGtaagaacacaaaatactaTGATCTTTGTGTATCATCTCTCAAATCAGATTCCACAAGTCTCAAAGCAGACACAAAAGGGTTAGCAACTATCATGGTCAAAATTGGAATGGTCAATGCCACAGCCACAAACACTTTTCTTTCTTCACATGAATTAGTACTTAACACTACTAATTACACAAATAATGATTTGGTATTAATGAAGAAACTCCTCAAAGATTGTGCTGATAAATATGCATTAGCTACTAATGCACTTCAagattcacttcaagatttGAATAATGAAGTTTATGACTATGCTTACCTGCATGTTATGGCGGCTGCGGATTATCCTAATGTTTGTCATAATGGATTTAAGAGGAATCCAAGATTGGATTATCCAACTCAACTTGCTATTAGGGAAGATGGATTTAAACATATTTGTGATGTGGTTTTAGGTATTCTTGATGCTCTTGGttggtga